The window TATAATCAGTGATGGTTTGGATGTGTTGTTCCAGGATGTCCATCTCTTCCATTTTGGTTGTTGTCCAACCAAACTCACCTTTTGGTACACCACATTGAATCAAAAGAAAGAAAGGTAAAATGTATGAAATTTGTTTCAGCGAAATCTGAGAAAATTTAAGAAGTTTGAATGGAAAGAGTTTGGACGAATTCTGTCTCATCTTACTTAGAGTTTCGTCCAAACTTGCGAAATTCCTCTTGCGAAATTGGGGATTATTCGATTATTTTTCCTCGGTCAGAGATGTCTTTTTCTTTGGATTTGGTTTGGTATCTTAGGTTTGTGAATTCGTCTCTTTGTTTTTTGCCTAACTCTTCTGCAATTTTTGCGGGTAAAATCAGAATGCGACTCACCCAGCGGAGTAACAAAAAAAGTAAGATGGATAAAACGATGATTTTGGCCATTGTAGTTTACCTAGAACGTAAGGTCTTTGGGAGATAACGATCTTCTTCGTTTTCACCCCAACCGAGTCTCGTGACACCATACAATCCAATGAGCAAAAATAGGAAAACAGAAACATAAAGGTAAGGGTTGTATTCTTCTGAATAAAATACCTTTCCTTCGCCAGGTTTTGGAATTTTTTTGGGAGCCTGAGGGAGACCAAACTTTCTTGCCAATGATTCAATTTGGATGAAGTTGATGACTGGTGTTTCTCGTTCCAAAAACGATTTGATCACGGAATTTGGGATGTGCACTTCTTCTGGCAAATCGGTGATGAGTCCATTTTTGAATACTTGTTTGCCTAAACTGGTTCCAAGTATGGTGGTTCCACCTCCGACATTGATGAAAAGTTTGATTGGTTTTCCTTGAGACAGTTCATCATAGTATTTCAATCGTTTTTCTATGGAGTCTTCAAAGTGGATTGGATCTAAGAGTTTTACTTGGTTCCGTTGTAAGGCACGTACCAAAAGTTCTTTCCCTTCTTTGGATGTTCCGGCGGCTTTGTCTTGGATGCCTCCTAAAGATGCGTAACTCGATCGAAAGGAAAAAATGCCAGAGGATTCCAAATCTTTCTCCATATCGAGCCATAACATTTGTGGATGGTTTGCTCCAAATTGTGAAGCAGAGGCACTTGAGATGATGATAGGTTTTAGTTTGAGTGTATCTAACGCTGCAAACAAACAAATGTTTAATGCTGGAAACGAACCAGAAATGGCAACAGCAACAGTATCTCCTTCTTCTACTTTTGCTTTTTTTAAAAATTGTACCATCACTGCCGCAAAATTTGGATTGATGGAAGTTTGTTTAGCAGGTAATGAACCACTATTGCTTGTAACAGGTGTTAAGAATTCTCCGATGAGACCTGAGTTGGTAGGATCAAACTCTTTATAATCAGGTTTTTTATGTTTTAAAAGTTCTGGTTTTAAGATTTGGAACGCACGTTCTGCAAGTTTTGCAGCATGTAATTTTTTTTTGAAGTAGGGTTGTTCTTTTTTTACCTTACAAGATTCGATGAGAAGTAAACCCAAAATACCAAGGATTGCAAGTAAAAACAATGCAATTCGAGAGTGTTTCCAAGGTGACCAATAAATTTTTGTCATCATAGGCTTTCTAACTCATTACCTAAAAGAAAAATCAAAAGGATTTTCACAAAAATCGCGGCTAAGATAAGTACCGAAGTTGTTTCTAAAACACCTTGTCTTTCATACCAAACTGCTATGAGACCTGGAATGATAAATCCAATCCCTCTCACTTCCGATAAGTAAGCCAAATCTATTTCAGGTAAAATTTGATAGTTGAGTAAGTATCCGAAAAAATAACCGAATAACAGAATAAAGACGATTTTTCTCTTTCCAAAGATCAATAGAAATTTTGAAAGAATCTCAACACAAATAAAGGATAAAAAAGCAATGAAAAATGTTAGTGCCATGTTTTTGGGATGATTGAGTGATAAAGCAAGATAACCTGGCACAACGAGACCTGTACCTAAAATACCAAACAATTCAGAAAATACCAAACTGATGACTAAACTCAGTCCAATCGACAACGGGAGAATTTCATTCATACGTTTGTTCTGACCTATTTTTTAGATATAAAGACAATTCCATTCCAAGTCCAACAATATTCCCTATACCAAATACCAAAGATTGTTTCGGAAGGATAGAAAGTAAAGATTCAAAGATTCCGTCTAAACTTAAGTGTTCCCAAAGATAAATTGGAACATCTGCTTGCGAGAAGGATTTTAAATATTGGAAAGCTAATGATGTAGAGGTACCAATTAAAATCACGGCATCATAATCACCCCAATTGGCAATTTCTTTCGTCAATTGTTTGGTTCGTTCTGGTCGATCCTCGCGAGTATGGAATAAAATGAATCGTTTTTGAATCTGAGGGTATCGATTGAGTGTGGATGTCCAAATGAATTTTGTACTACTTGGGTCATTTGCCGCCATTGCATTCACGTATATGAAATCCTTACCAAAAAAATGAATGGGTAAAACCGAAAGAGCTCCCGGATCCGGTGTGACTTTCCACATTGCCTCTAATGCTTTGTTTCGTTCGACTCCGAGTAAGGAACAAACTTTGAGAGCAAGATATACATTTTCTTTGTGTTCCCAATACGGGAACTTTAAAATTTCCTCATCAGTGATGGATTCAATCTCAGCTTCTTTGATAAGGATTGATTTTGTTTTACGATCCAAACATACATTTTCGATTTTATCCTCAAATTCACTTGGTCCAACAACCAAAGTCCCATTGACGGGACATGCAGATAACAATGTTTTGGCGACATCAATTAGATTTGGTCCCATCACTTCCAGATGGTCTTCCCTTATGTTTGTGATGACTCCGATATCAGATTGTAGAATTTGGCCCTCACTTGCCCATTGGTAACGCGGTTCCAAGGCCATACATTCCAAAATCACAATGCTTGCCCCAGATTCATTTGCCTTTTTTAGGATTTTGATTTGTTCTAAGATAGTTGGTTTTCCAAATCGAGAGATTGATTTTTCAGATCCATCAGGAAAAATCATGCGAGCCAAAGTTCCAGTTGTTTTTGCAAAAACCAAACTTCCAGAAGAGGCAAGTCCTGCTCGTATTAACCTTGTTACACTCGATTTTCCTCTTGTCCCATTGACATGGATTCTATGTTTGAATTTTTTTAACGTGCGTTTGTGTAAAATCACTTCGATGGTGTAATAAAGGATCAAAACCAAAATGATGAGAAAAAATAAAGTGGCATTTGGTTTCATTTGAAAATTTCCAGATGATACATTTCCTTCAAAGGAATGTCATTTGATTGTAACGTAAATTTGAGAAGATTCACGTAGTTTTCTATGAGCATACGTTACAAATTCTTATTAATATTGAGTGTGAGTCAAATTCTTCTTGTAATTGCTCTCACGACTAGTTTTGCCTATTTACTGCAATCGGTAAAAAACATCCCACAAACCCAAAGGGCAGAAGACTTATCTCGGAATTTTCAAAGAGAACTAGAGTTTAAAGAGGAAAAACTCAGATTATTATTAGAAGAAATTACGTTCAATGCGAGAACTAGAGAAATTTTAGAAAGAGGACTGAGCGATCGTTCCGTATTACAAAGAGAACTACCTTATTTACAACAGATTTTAAGACGTTATGGTCTTTCCATTTTTGAACTGGGAGACAACCAAGGAAAGGTGGTCTTTCGGGTCCACAGGCCAAAAGATTTTGGGGATGATAAAAAAAACCAACCCATCATTCAAAATGCATTAAACGGCCAAGCAACAGCAGCATTGGAAGATGGACATAGTGGACTTGGGTTTCGTTTGGCAGCACCACTTTTTGGCCGAGGGACACTTCTCATTGGACAAGTTGTGGATGATAGTTTCACCAAAACCATCTCCAAAGACAATCGGATCCACTTAGCTATTTTCCAAGAAGGGAAAGTGAAAACAATTGGATCGGATATGATTCGGATGGTGATGAATGAAAATCCAAACTTACTGACCGAGGAACAAAGGTTTCATTTCCAAGATAAACCTTATTACTTAGTGAAAATTCCTTATTCAGGCAGTTCACAAACAGTCAAACAACTTGTATTTCATGTGATGATTGATGAAAACGAAGTAGAATCAAAAACATGGAAAATTTGGTCCTTTTTTGTTGTCGCATCACTCGTATTATGTGGTATTATATTTTTAATTTCCTTTTTGTTTTCAAGAGACATGGTGGAAGCAATCAAACTTTTAACGACGGCAATGGTAGATTTAGACCAATGGAAACCTGAAACCTTACCCACTCATCGAAGTGATGAGATCGGACAAATGGGTAGAGTTTTTGTCGAAATGAAAGAAGAGTTGGCGGAACACCAAAATCATTTGGAAGAGATGGTACATCAAAGGACAAGAGAGTTAAATGAAACTCTCTCTGAAATGCAAAAATTGAAAGAAAAACAAGATGGTGATTATTTTCTCACATCTTTACTCATCAAACCCTTAAAAGGTTCTTTTGCAAAATCCGAAACAGTTTCCATTCAAATCTTTGAAAGACAAATGAAGCAGTTCCAGTTTCGAAATAAACAATCGGAGATTGGCGGAGATTTATCTGTCTCAGATTCCATTTATCTTATGGGTAAAAAATATACTGTATTTCTAAATGCAGATGCTATGGGTAAATCCATCCAAGGAGCAGGTGGTGCCTTGGTGATGGGGACAGTTTTTAAATCTATCATCACTCGTACACAAAAACTGAGGTACATGCAAGACAGACACCCTGAACGATGGTTAAAGGAATGTTTCCAAGAAGTACATAATGTATTTATCAGTTTCGATGGGCACATGTTATTATCAGCTATTTTAGGTTTGGTGGATGAGGAAACAGGTACTTTATATTACATCAATGCAGAACACCCTTGGATTGTTTTGTACCGCGATGGAGTAGCCAGTTTCTTAGAAAACGAACATTCTTTACGTAAGATTGGATTTACGGAAATGAGTGGTGATGAAGTGGTCATTCAAATTTATCCACTGCGGCCTGGGGATGTGTTGGTTTTAGGATCAGATGGTCGGGACGATTTATTTGTTGGTCAATCTGGTGGAAATCGGATGATCAATGACGATGAAACTGTATTTTTAAAGCATGTATCGGAAGGGAATGGAGATTTAACAGAGATTTGTCGTGTGATGATGCTTTTTGGTGAACTGACGGATGATTTGAGTTTGATGCGTATTTCTTTCTTAGAAGAAGTAGCGCATGCTGCCAAGGAATCTACAAAAAATAATACATATTATAAAATGTTGGGTGAAGGAATTCAATCATATCGTGATGGAGAATGGAATCATGCGATTTATGCATTAGAAATTGCTTTGGAATCTGAACCTGATGATTTGTATTGTTTAAGAGAATTGTCGAAACTTTATATGAAATCGAAAGATTATGAGAAGGCAATAGGCCTTGCCAATCGTTATTTACAACTAAATCCAGGTGATACAGATTTTTTATTTTACATTGCGTATGCTCATAAACAAAAACGAGATTTTGTACTCGCAACGGATTATGCAGAAAGACTGAGATATAGAGATCCTAAAAATTTTAACAACTTACTTTTACTTGCAGAAATTTTAATGCATAGAAGGGATATCGAACGCTCCAAAGAAGTATTACTTGCACTGCAAGAAATGTCACCAGAAAATCCCAAATTATTGAAACTAAAAAACTTTTGGAAAAAAATGGTCACAACATCGGTCACCTAATGCAAATGAGATGATTGTTGGTTAAGGACCTTTTTAAGATTTAAGGTAAAAAGGACTGGATGGCTTCTTCCGTTGATTCAAAAATTTGAATGACGGAAGAAATTTTAGAGATGCGGAAGATCTGGCGGATGGTTTTGGATACATTCACAATCCTGAGTCCACCACCTAATTCTGTTAGTTTGTCGTTGAGGGACATGATGAGCCCAAATCCAGAAGAGTCGATGAAACTGACTCCTTCTAAGTCAAAAATAAATCGATGTTCGGATTGGGACGCAGATTCTTTGATCCTTTCTTTCAAAATGCCGGCATTTAACATATCTAAGTTGCCAAACAATTTAAGGACTACAATTCCGTTAGATTTAGATTCTGTATATTCCATCGAATCGCTTAGAGAATAGCCAATTTAAAAATTTGGTCAATAGATTAATTCACAAACTTATCCCATTTTTCATCTACAGAAATGGTCCGGAGGATCCTCCAAATCAGTTTCGACCCATTCTCTGAATTGGTCATAATGACCACTCCGTACCCTTTTTCCGCATTGAAGATGGCAAGAGACTTATGTCCCTTTGTATGGCCTCCATGGAAGAAATATTCTGTTTTTCCGGTTCGATTCAAAAAGAATCCGTGAGCGACTAAGGCATGGACGGTCAAACTGGCAGCACTCATTTTGGGAGACAGAAGGTATTCGGCAGATTCCTTACTGAGAAATTGGGAACGACCTTGTTTTGCCTTTGCCACTTCGCTAAAAACGGTTCCAATCTCCTCTGGAGTAGTCCAAAGACCTCCTGAAGACAATTCAGGTGTTACGAATTTTTTTTCAGGTAAAAGTTTTCCTGTTTCATCAAAACCATCACAACGATCATCTGCTTCCGTTAGGTTCTGTTTGAAGGTACTACGTTTCATATGTAAAGGTTGGAATACAATTTCTTCCATAAGTGTGGGGAAAGGTTTTCCCGTACGATCCGTCAAGATCTCTTGGACGATGCTAAATCCTCCTCCCGAGTATCTAGATTTGGTGCCTGGTTTGTAATACAATTTTAAACCATTCCCTTTGGTGGCATTGGTATCTTTTAGGTCTTTTAAGTGTTTTTTATCTGAATTGATAGGGTCGTCCCAATTTCCTTTTTCTGTTAATCCACTGGTATGAGATAAAAGTAAGTCTAAGTTCACCAAACTTCTTTTTTTTCCTTTTGGAACGGACACTTTGTACTGTTTTAGTTTTCCAATCCAGTTAGAATATAAATCCAATTGTCCCGTTTCAACCAAACGTAATGTTGCCGTTGCTGTCATCGTTTTAGATAAGGAACCCGCTCGAAAAAGAGTCTGTTGTATTTTTGTACCATACATTTTTTTCCAATGTAAGTTATAATTTTTATAAATGGCGATTCCAAGAGATGGCACATGTTCTTGTTTCATTAGGTCTTCAATATATACTTCGTTTGGTGACCCAGTTCTTTTTTTGAAATTTAATTTTTTTGCTTCAAAGATGATTTCGGTTAAAGTGGATTTGATAGAGGATAAATCTCCTTTGCTTCCACCATAAGGACTTACGATGGTTATCAAAATTCTACTTTTAAGGTCATGGTAGATAAAGTTTGAGATTCCTTTCTTTTTCCCGTATGTCCAATAAAAATAATCACCAACATATACCCCTTCTCCAAAAGAGATTGGATCTTCTGCTATCGCATCAGCTAACACTGTTTTTTTGATGATTGAATCTTTTCCTTCCTTTGAAATATATTTTGTTTTTGAAATTGTTTCTGCAAAGAGTAGTAAATCTTCTGGTGTGCTGAGAATCCCACTATTTCCTAATAAAATGTCGTTTGAGTCTACTTGAGAATGTTTCATTCCTAAAGGTTCGAAAATTTCCTGTTTCACAACAGTGGGAAATGATTTTGACGTGATGGATTCGATGAGATAAGCCAAAAAAAAATAATCCAACCGGCTGTACTTCCAGTATTCTCCCGGACTAAAGTTTGGTTTTAAATTTGATTCTAAGTATGATTTTTTAATATCTTCGCGGTTGAACTTGGATCCTTCCGTATCCAAATTTGGTAAAAATTCAATGATTTTTGGTAATCCTGATGTATGTCTTAACAGATGTTCAATGGTGATTTTAGAATGGGGAAACCATTTTAAATGTTTTTGAACAGGATCTTTGAGGGATAATTTTTGATCTTTCTCCAATCGATGGATTAAAAAAGTTGTGAATAGTTTGCTAGATTCTCCCAACGGAAAATTATTTTTTTTAAAGAGTTGCGATCGTTTTCTACGTTTCCCTGTTGAAATCGTTTCGCGAAACAAAACGGTATCATCTTGGGAGATCAGGACAACTCCTTGGAATCCTTCTTGTTTGATTTTTTTACGTATTTTTTCTTTGGTTTCTTCTGAGAAAGATCCAATTCCATCTTCTGAACAGTTGAGAAAAGTAAAACTGAACAGAAGAAAGGTGAATATCCATTTGGTCATAGGACTGGAGAAATTTAATTTCTATTGATTAGACTCGGGTGGTACCCATCTGGAGCAATAAAACCCAACAAATCCATCATCGTCGCCGCCACGTTCGCAAGACCTTTTTCGGTGATTGTTGAATTGAGTTGGATCTTCCCTTGTGGGTCATAAAGTACAAATTGTACGGGATTGAGTGTGTGACTTGTTTTGGGAACGGGTTTACCGTCTTTGGCAGTTTGTGCATTTCCCTTTTTATCCAGTTGGTACATTTCATCCGCATTCCCATGATCGGCTGTGATACACAAAACAGTATTGGTTTCATCACAGATTTTTTTGATTCGATCCAAACAAAGGTCTAAGTATTCTAAACCTTTGACTGTGGCATCCATGTTTCCAGTATGGCCCACCATATCTCCGTTAGCATAGTTGACACGAAGGAAAGGGAATTTATGAGACGTGAGAGCAAGTACTAAGTTATCGGTAATTTCTTTTGCCTTCATTTCTGGTTTTTGATCAAAAGGAATGATATCAGACTTAATTTCTTCGTAAGTTTCAAGGTTTTGATTGAAGTAACCTGATTTGTTTCCATTCCAAAAAAAAGTAACATGGCCAAATTTTTGAGTTTCTGAAAGGGCATATTGAGCAATCCCTTCGTTGGCAAAATATTCTCCCATGGTTCGGTCGATAGCTGGAGGAGCAACTAAGTATTGTTTGGGGATAAAAAGATCTCCATCATATTGCATCATACCAGCAAATTCAACTTTTGGAAAACGTTTGCGGTTCAATTGAGTTAAGTTTTCTTCTGTAAAGGCTCTTGAGATTTCAATTGACCTGTCCCCTCTAAAGTTAAAAAACACGACAGAGTCATTGTCTAAAATTTTTCCAATTGGATCTCCAATTGAATCACCAATCACAAAACCGGGAAGGTATTGGTCAATGACAGATGGGTTTTCTGTACGAAAGGTTTCGATGGCTTCTTTTGCAGAGGCAAATATTCTTCCTTCTCCTTCCACATGGTGGTTCCAACCACGTTCAACCATAGACCAATCCGCATCATAACGGTCCATGGTTAACTCCATACGACCACCGCCAGAAGCGATGCATATATCGATGCCAGCTTTTCTGTATGTTTCCAAATATGTTTCGAATGGAATGAGATAGTCTAACGCTGATTTTTCGGGGACATCTCTTCCATCTAAGAGAATGTGAAGCCTGATTTTTTTGATATTTTCTTTAATTGCTTGGTCGATGAGTGCTTTTAGGTGGTGAATGTGGCTATGCACATTCCCATCTGAAAATAAACCAAGGAAGTGAAAATTGGACTCGTTTTGGATACAATTGGAAACCATTTTTTTCCAAATGGGGCCTTGGAACAAACTGCCGTTCTCTATGGATTGTGATACAAGTTTTGCACCTTGGTCAAAGATACGTCCTGAGCCCAAAACATTATGGCCCACTTCTGAGTTTCCCATGTCTTCGTCACTTGGCATACCCACGGCAGTTCCATGTGCTTTTAATAAAACAGTAGGATGGTTTTCCCATAACCCCTTTAAAACAGGCATATTGGCTTTTGCCACTGCATTCCCATTTTGATATCCTTGTTCTGTATAACCCACACCATCTAAAACGATGAGTAAAACTTGTTTGGTAAGCGGACCGTTTGGATGTTTTTTAAGAGTTAACATAAATTAGATTCCCCTGTCTTTTTCCATTTTGAAATTTACGGAAGATTTTGCAACTGGAAGATGTCAAAAGGTGTCAACTCCACAGAACTGGGAATGGGGTTGAGTAAAACGTTTCCGATGTTCGTATCATAGACATAAATTCCAGGCCTTGTGAAATCTGTTGAACCAACGAGTAATTTCCCTTCACTTGTGAGTAACATTCCTGATAAACTGATTCCAATATTGCCTGGGATTTGCAAAAGTGTAGCTAGTTTTTCGCCTGTCCTTGGGCGAAAGACTTGGATGGTTTTATTAAAACCTGCATCCAAAACGGAGGCGTATCCAAAATCTTCATTTTTGATTTGAAAGGAGAGTATATCCCCACCAGCGACACTTTCTTCATACAAACGGTTGGGATGAAACTGCCTTGTACTCAAACGAAATGCAATGATCCCTGCATCAATTTGAGAGATAAACCCAACCCGACCGACACATGAAAAAACCAAATGTGGTTCTCCAAATAAAAATACTTTTTGGATTTTGGAGCTTGGGTTTCTATAGGGCAGTGTATAAATGTTTCGGATTTGATTCAGATCCATATCCACTTCCACCAAATAAGAATCAGAATTAGGTGGTAAATACCCTGAGGCATCATTACGGTCTAACCTTTGCAGTAAAACAAACAAACTCGATCCGTCTTGTATCATATAGGATGATTCCACTGACGAGTCAGGAATTCCAGAAGTTGAAAAGGTTTCCCGAAGAGAAGAAAAGGAGACAGCACCAATTTTGATACCAGAACTCCTGCTATAAATCACTAACTCATCTGCATTGTACAAACTAATAAAGTATTTATCATTCCAAACGGCAATGTCTTGCGGATTTTTTCCTTGACCAACACTAAACTCTTGTTCGGTGAGAAATCCGAACTGAGGGTTCAATACTTGGATAGAATCACGATTCAATCGGTTTACGATAAAAACTCGATCATTCGAATACCTTCCCACTGCATCGGAATGGATGGGGATGGAGGTGGGAAATGCTGTAAAGGAATTGGGTTCGAAGGTTTTAAATCTTCCTCCGCTTGCAAAATCAGATGTGACAACGCCAACAGACGTGGGTGATGCTGATAAAAATAAAAATTGGAATAAACTTGGTTTTTTTATTTCCAATTGGCTACATTGGAAAACAAGAAACATAGAAAGAAGGAGTATCCAATGGGGGCCTTTGTTTGTAGGAATTGTATCCATTAGAATCGATAACTCCCAGTCAGATAATAACTACGGCCCGGTAACGGGTAACCCACCAAATCTTCTACACGTTTGTCTGTTACGTTTCGCACTTCAAATCCAAAAATCAATTCATTTCCTGTTTCTTTGTTTTTATATGCAGAATATTGGATGTACAAATTCCAAAATTGTCTGGCTGGTAAAAATCCCAAATACTCATTGGTTCGATCTCTAAAATTGGCTCCAATGTATTGGTATTCAATTCCAATTTCGGATGTTTCATTAAAAAAGGCAAGTAAGGCGCTTCCTTGGCTTTTGGAACGAAGTGGTAAGTATTTTCCATTTAACGCAGGTGAGTCGGAGTAATTTCTGGCATCTTGGTAGGTATAATTGAAGTTAAACTTAAGTCCTTTGTTCCAAATGATATTGTGACTAGTTTCGGCACCCCGGATGAATGCTTGGTCTACGTTTTCTGGCCTCAGAGTAAACTGAGAATTTGGCAAAAACAAAATCATATCATATATTCGTTTTTGAAAGTAGGAAACATCCGATTGGATTTTCCATCCCGATCCAATTTTGGTATGGAGATAAAAACCAAAATCCCCGTTTCTACTTTGTTCTGGCCTTAATTTTGTATTCCCGACGATACTTCCTCTTTCACCGAATAATTCAATAAAGCTGGGAATTCGAAAATCTTTACTGATGTTGGCTAATGTTCCCCATTCCCAATTTTCTTTTTTGATCCAGATGATTTTTAAGCCAAAACTAGGATTGGTGAAATTTTGCCTTACAGTAAAAACATCGGTGAGTGGATCTAAGAGTTGGTTACGAATGCTTGTTTCATCTTTCCCGAATCGATCCGTATACCGTTCAAAACGTACTTGTGGGACAAGAAAGAGACGATTGGAAAATAATCGTATTTCATCTTGGAAGGTAAAACTCTGAGTATCCCTTCTTTTTTTTGGTTCTTTTCTTTCCGTTTCATGATTGGCACGTTTTTCATACCGTGTGAAAAATTCTTGTTCCGTTAAGACGGAGGCACGTAAAACCTGATAATAGTCTAACAAGTACAAAGTGGGAGATAATTGAAACCCGTATTGGTTTGTTTTGGTATACGCATTGGGTGTTCCAAAACTAAATTCTGATTTTGGATCAAACAAATCATCTTTTGAAAAGTTCCCATAGGTTTTTGTTTCCAATGTCAAATTGGTGAATATAAACTCATTGGTTTCTGTTGTGATCGCCGATGAAAGTTTACTAAACACTCGCCCCACCGAAGTGGTTTGCCGATTCCCTGGACCTGGTAGACCTTGTTTTCTATGTATATAATCATTTAATAAATTGATTTTGGTTTTGCCTATGTCAAAGGATAGATTCCCAGTAAACCCAGTTTTACGAAACTGTGCATTCTTTCTTTCATCAATCGTATCATCATATGTATTGAATAATACTGTCCCTTTATTATTGAGATAGGTAAAATTTTGGTCGGAAGTTTCGTGGAGAGCCTGCACAAAATAAGAACCATTGGTGAATTGGTCCATATGAGTTACCGTTGTTTTTGCTGTTTTGAAACTTCCACCCATCAAATTGACTCGTGTGATTGGTTTTTCAAATTTTGTTTTGGAAACCAAGTTGATCGAACCTCCAATGGCCGATCCAGAAAAACCAGCAGGAGTCCCAGATTTGTAAATTTCAATCTTTTCTAAATTATCAAACGGTAAATCTGCTAAGTTAATTTCACCACCAAACGAATTATTGATGGGAACTCCATTCCAATAAATTTTGGATTGGTTGGGATTGGTTCCTCGAAGGGAAAGTGTGGAATAGGATCCAAGACCTCCATATTGGCGAATCCTGACTCCCGCTTCTCGGTTGAGGATATCGGGAAGACTCGTATATCTCGTGTTAGCTGAATCTAAATGAATTTCCTTTTGAAAACCAGTTGGGTTTTTGCTAAAGTTACTATTTTGAGAAGAGGATTGCACATTGGCTTTGATTTCGATGGTTTCTGGTTCTTTTTTTGGAGTCTCTTGCCCATATAGAAGAATTGGTCCGAGTAAGAATCCCATGCATAAAAATAAATTGAATTTGGAAACCATGAAGTCCTTTTTTTCTCGGTACCTTGCCAAACTGGAATAGGAAAATTGAGTGTCAATTCCCTAAAGGAAAAAAGCATTGTCCCATGAGACATTACGACGTATTCGGCGTAGGGAACGCCCTGGTAGATATCATTGCCTTCATAGATCCAAAATTTTTAGAAAAACAAAATATCACCAAAGGTGTGATGACCTTAGTTGATGAATCCAGGCAAGGTCAAATTCTTGCAGATCTTCATGATGAGAAGAAGGAACTTAGGTCAGGTGGAAGTGCCGCAAACACGATGATTGCCATTGCCAATTCTGGTGGTACTTGCTGTTATACGGGAAAAGTCACTCATGATACATATGGTGAATTTTATAAAAAAGATATGGAAGATGCGGGAGTTTTATTTGAGACCACTCCTGACAAATTAGGACATACGGGAACTTGTGTAGTTCTCACAACACCTGACGCCGAAAGGACAATGCTTACCAATCTTGCGATTTCTACTTCACTTGGCCCTGACGATATCGATATTGAAAACTTAAAAAAAAGTAAGTATGTCTATGTGGAAGGGTATTTATGGGATGGTGATTCCACAAAAAAAGCAAGTGAACTTACGATGAAAATTGCAAAAGAAAACAAGGTAAAGGTATCCTTTACATACAGCGATCC of the Leptospira biflexa serovar Patoc strain 'Patoc 1 (Paris)' genome contains:
- a CDS encoding adenosine kinase — translated: MRHYDVFGVGNALVDIIAFIDPKFLEKQNITKGVMTLVDESRQGQILADLHDEKKELRSGGSAANTMIAIANSGGTCCYTGKVTHDTYGEFYKKDMEDAGVLFETTPDKLGHTGTCVVLTTPDAERTMLTNLAISTSLGPDDIDIENLKKSKYVYVEGYLWDGDSTKKASELTMKIAKENKVKVSFTYSDPFCVNRSRDEFIHLTKEYVDVVFCNTEEGLALSGAKTAEEAVQFISKLCSLVFMTAGKEGAYVAENGKITLVPGFPVKPIDTTGAGDAFAAGVLYGLTQGYSAQKSARWGNYVASRIVCEVGPRLSVKLMGRQEEILTGFQDQ